CGGTCAGATCCTTCTGCTGCGCCATCCCGATCACACCCTTGGCGAGGACGAACAGGGTCGCGCCGGCGGCGAGGAGGATCAGCAGGAAGAGAAAGACGTCCATCGCCCCTATCTAGGCGCCCGCCGTAGAATATCCACCTGGCAATTGGCCCATGCGCAGATCGGCGATCAGCGCCGCCGGATCGGTGCCCGATTCCCGCAAGCTGGCGAGGGTCGGGGCCCCATTGCGCTTGGCAAGGCGCCGGCCGTCGCTGCCGGTGAGCAAAGCGTGATGGTGGTAGAGCGGCGTCTGGAGGTCGAGCAGGGCCTGGAGCAGCCGGTGCACGTCGGTGGCGGCGTAGAGATCTCGGCCGCGCACCACGTCGGTGACCCCCTGGGCGGCATCGTCCACGGTGACGGCGAGATGGTAGCTGGTCGGCGCGTCCTTTCGGGCGAGCACGACGTCGCCGAACGCCTGCGGCTCCGCCAGCACCTCGGTGTCGCCGTCATGCCAGTAGAGCGGCCCGGTGGCGGCGATCGCGCGAGCCGTATCGAGCCGCCAGGCATGCGGCTCGGCCGCGATGCGCCGCGCCCGCTCTCCGGCGTCGAGCCGCCGGCAGGTGCCGGGATAGAGCGGTCCGTCCGGCCCGTGCGGCGCCGACGCACTTGCCGCGACCTCGGCCGCGATTTCGGAGCGCGTACAGAAACAGGGATAGGCCAGGCCGCGATCCTTCAGCCGGTCCAGAGCCTCGGCGTAGATCGGCAGGCGTTCCGACTGGAACAGGATTTCGCCGTCCCATTCGAGGCCGAGCCAGATCAGATCCTCGATGATCCCGTCGACGAAGACGGCGCGGGCGCGTCCGGGATCGATGTCCTCGATGCGCAGCAGAAAGGCGCCGCTGCGCTCTCGCGCATGATCGTGCGCGAGCAGGGCGGAATAGGCATGGCCGAGATGCAATCGCCCGGTCGGGCTCGGCGCGAACCGAGAAACGATCTGCATCAGTGCTTTGCCCCTTGACCGCGAGTCACCGGCCATGCTGTCATGCGCATGTCACCTTCTCATGAAAGGAGGTGCTGGACAGGGGACGCTTCGTTCTCCGTCCTGGGTGCGACAGGCGGGGTCGTTCGAGGTCGTTCCTCGGGACACGGAGGCCGTCGCCGAGCGCATGTACCATCCCGACCTTCTCAGACATCCTGATTCATGCCCTGCGTTGGTGCTGAACGCCGATTACACGCCGCTGAGCTATTATCCGCTCAGCCTGTGGCCATGGCAGACCGCGGTCAAGGCCGTGTTCCTGGAGCGGGTCGACATCGTCGCTCAATATGCGCGCGAGGTGCACAGCCCCACCCGCTCGTTCAAGCTGCCGT
The nucleotide sequence above comes from Sphingosinicella sp. BN140058. Encoded proteins:
- the gluQRS gene encoding tRNA glutamyl-Q(34) synthetase GluQRS, with amino-acid sequence MQIVSRFAPSPTGRLHLGHAYSALLAHDHARERSGAFLLRIEDIDPGRARAVFVDGIIEDLIWLGLEWDGEILFQSERLPIYAEALDRLKDRGLAYPCFCTRSEIAAEVAASASAPHGPDGPLYPGTCRRLDAGERARRIAAEPHAWRLDTARAIAATGPLYWHDGDTEVLAEPQAFGDVVLARKDAPTSYHLAVTVDDAAQGVTDVVRGRDLYAATDVHRLLQALLDLQTPLYHHHALLTGSDGRRLAKRNGAPTLASLRESGTDPAALIADLRMGQLPGGYSTAGA
- a CDS encoding HIG1 domain-containing protein, whose product is MDVFLFLLILLAAGATLFVLAKGVIGMAQQKDLTGERSQQLMRKRIMYQAIAIVFIILFLMMASGRS